Proteins found in one Zea mays cultivar B73 chromosome 1, Zm-B73-REFERENCE-NAM-5.0, whole genome shotgun sequence genomic segment:
- the LOC103634557 gene encoding calvin cycle protein CP12-1, chloroplastic produces the protein MAISVTAVAALPAFSAQRSLPQPSRQRVVAFIVVRPVRAHRRFVGVAASSPPTPPDLAKKVSESIKQAQETCADDPVSGECVAAWDEVEELSAAASHLRDRQKGADPLEEYCKDNPETDECRTYED, from the coding sequence ATGGCCATCTCAGTCACTGCCGTGGCCGCCTTGCCCGCTTTCTCGGCTCAAAGAAGCCTCCCGCAGCCGTCCCGCCAGAGGGTCGTAGCGTTCATCGTCGTCCGGCCGGTGCGCGCGCACCGCCGGTTTGTGGGCGTGGCGGCCAGCTCGCCGCCCACGCCGCCGGATCTCGCAAAGAAGGTGTCCGAGAGCATCAAGCAGGCCCAGGAGACGTGCGCAGATGACCCGGTGAGCGGCGAGTGCGTGGCGGCGTGGGACGAGGTGGAGGAGCTCAGCGCGGCCGCCAGCCACTTGCGCGACCGGCAGAAGGGCGCCGACCCGCTCGAGGAGTACTGCAAGGACAACCCCGAGACCGACGAGTGCCGCACGTACGAGGACTGA